The following coding sequences are from one Paenibacillus sp. JDR-2 window:
- a CDS encoding RsmE family RNA methyltransferase: MQRYFVAAEQFDGSSVRLIGEDAFHAVRVMRMKPEEKFIASDGISRVVLASVREAASSEVVADIVEELPMDSESSWSVTIAQSLPKGDKMELVIQKGTEIGAYAFAPFQSERMIVQYDGKKEAKRLERWSKIAKEAAEQSHRCRVPAIEPVRSWRELKEVIPTFDLALFCYEREGDAAAGTGIRDAVLNWKQAGHMAAEPKVLLIVGPEGGFTEREADEAEAAGAVIVGLGRRILRTETAGIVGLTCLLYEAGEMGGA; the protein is encoded by the coding sequence ATGCAGCGATATTTTGTGGCAGCGGAGCAGTTTGACGGCTCTAGCGTGCGTTTAATAGGAGAAGATGCCTTCCATGCCGTCCGCGTAATGCGGATGAAGCCGGAAGAGAAGTTTATCGCAAGCGACGGCATTTCCCGCGTAGTGCTTGCTTCGGTACGGGAGGCTGCTTCTTCGGAGGTAGTGGCGGATATTGTGGAGGAGCTGCCCATGGACAGCGAGTCCAGCTGGTCGGTGACCATCGCGCAAAGCCTGCCTAAGGGCGATAAGATGGAGCTGGTTATCCAAAAAGGGACCGAGATTGGCGCATATGCTTTTGCGCCGTTTCAGTCGGAGCGGATGATCGTTCAATACGACGGCAAGAAGGAAGCGAAGCGTTTGGAGCGCTGGAGCAAGATTGCCAAGGAAGCAGCGGAGCAGTCGCACCGCTGCCGTGTTCCTGCTATCGAGCCTGTGCGCAGCTGGCGTGAGCTGAAGGAAGTTATTCCAACGTTTGATTTAGCATTATTTTGTTATGAACGGGAAGGCGATGCAGCAGCGGGTACGGGCATCCGGGATGCCGTGCTGAACTGGAAGCAGGCTGGCCATATGGCAGCCGAGCCGAAGGTGCTGCTCATCGTTGGTCCCGAGGGCGGCTTTACAGAACGGGAAGCAGATGAGGCTGAAGCGGCTGGTGCCGTTATCGTAGGCCTTGGCCGGCGGATCCTGCGGACGGAAACCGCGGGTATCGTCGGGCTGACCTGTTTGCTGTACGAAGCCGGAGAAATGGGAGGAGCGTAA
- a CDS encoding Na/Pi cotransporter family protein, translated as MLHSILLPMAIGFTIFISGMKLMELALHRLAGPYLQRILHRSTATPIHGLAVGTATTAFLQSSTAVTVIAIGLVNSGLLTFPRTLGIILGSNIGTCLTTELIGLSLNKLSVPLLLLSLAGWLATVLLNELGIWPKARSFRLLETVRSSAVALGGFSLLLAGMAFMQAIGPAVQESSLFGWFLEKSTSSLWWGLAAGAVLTAIVHSSAAVIGIIMGFAAIGAMPLELGVAIVLGANIGTCATALLASFSGSKSGQYVAWSHTILNAGGALLFMPFLGELSAASGWFAHSPASQIAHAQTIFNILSSLIALPFCYLPTFRKLPV; from the coding sequence ATGCTCCATTCTATCCTTCTGCCAATGGCGATCGGCTTCACCATCTTTATAAGCGGGATGAAGCTGATGGAGCTGGCGCTGCATCGGTTAGCCGGCCCGTATTTGCAGCGTATTTTGCATCGCTCAACGGCGACCCCGATCCATGGCCTTGCAGTCGGCACGGCAACTACCGCCTTTTTGCAAAGCAGCACAGCCGTTACCGTTATAGCGATAGGGCTGGTTAATTCTGGCCTGCTTACCTTTCCCCGGACACTTGGCATTATCCTCGGAAGCAACATCGGTACCTGCCTGACGACCGAGCTTATCGGCCTGAGCTTAAATAAACTGTCCGTTCCTTTGCTTCTGCTGTCGCTGGCCGGCTGGCTGGCTACCGTACTGCTGAACGAACTTGGAATCTGGCCCAAGGCCCGGTCGTTCCGGCTGCTTGAGACCGTTCGCTCCTCAGCCGTCGCCTTAGGCGGTTTCAGCCTGCTGCTTGCCGGGATGGCTTTCATGCAGGCAATTGGTCCCGCCGTGCAGGAAAGCTCCCTATTTGGCTGGTTCCTTGAAAAATCAACAAGCAGCCTCTGGTGGGGATTAGCCGCCGGCGCGGTGCTGACAGCAATCGTCCACAGCAGTGCTGCTGTAATTGGTATTATTATGGGCTTTGCAGCCATCGGAGCAATGCCTCTCGAGCTTGGCGTTGCCATTGTGCTAGGCGCGAATATCGGCACTTGCGCCACCGCGCTGCTCGCATCCTTCAGCGGTTCAAAATCCGGCCAATATGTAGCATGGTCACATACCATCCTAAATGCTGGCGGCGCTTTGCTCTTCATGCCGTTCCTAGGCGAGCTGTCGGCTGCTTCAGGATGGTTCGCCCATTCCCCGGCCAGCCAAATCGCTCACGCCCAAACGATCTTTAATATTCTAAGCTCGCTGATTGCCTTGCCATTCTGCTATTTACCGACTTTCCGCAAGCTTCCGGTCTAA
- a CDS encoding NUDIX hydrolase, whose translation MVEISAGGVVYRRNEAGILQIQLIQDRYGKVSLPKGKMEPGETVEQTALREIAEETGMIGAIVKPIDQIKYQYHDANKGTINKEVHYYLVEAVGGSLQAQVEEIRGVEWFEPLEAWRRQKQSGYENNNRIVAGALSLLGVKFD comes from the coding sequence ATGGTTGAAATTTCGGCAGGAGGCGTAGTCTATCGTCGGAACGAGGCTGGAATTTTGCAAATTCAGCTGATACAGGACCGTTATGGCAAAGTGTCTCTCCCTAAAGGCAAGATGGAGCCCGGGGAGACGGTCGAACAAACGGCGCTTAGGGAAATTGCCGAGGAAACGGGCATGATCGGGGCTATCGTTAAACCGATTGACCAAATCAAGTATCAGTATCATGATGCGAATAAGGGAACCATTAACAAAGAGGTTCATTATTATTTGGTTGAGGCGGTTGGCGGATCCCTTCAGGCACAGGTGGAAGAAATCCGCGGTGTTGAATGGTTTGAACCGCTTGAAGCCTGGAGACGCCAGAAGCAGTCGGGCTATGAGAATAATAACCGGATTGTAGCGGGAGCCCTCAGCTTGCTTGGCGTAAAGTTTGATTAG
- the mtaB gene encoding tRNA (N(6)-L-threonylcarbamoyladenosine(37)-C(2))-methylthiotransferase MtaB, whose product MPSVAFYTLGCKVNFYDTEAIWQLFKNEGYEQVDFESTADVYLINTCTVTNTGDKKSRQIIRRAVRRNPDAVIAVTGCYAQTSPAEIMAIPGVDLVIGTQDREKIMTFVNQIHDDRQPVNAVRNIMKTREFEELDVPDFNERTRAFLKIQEGCNNFCTFCIIPWSRGLSRSRDPKSVLEQAKQLVASGYKEVVLTGIHTGGYGDDMENYRLVDLLWDLDKIEGLERIRISSIEASQIDDAMIDVLNRSTKMCRHLHIPLQAGDTSVLKRMRRKYTTDEFAAKLKRIREAMPGVAITTDVIVGFPGETEEMFENGYKFMEEVGFSEMHVFPYSKRTGTPAARMDDQVDDEVKNERVHKLIDLSEKMQLAYAEQHVGAVLDVIPERDYKGAPGTGLVMGYSDNYIQIVFEGTEALVGKLCRVKITEAGVNECRAQLVRVLDDVPAEAMRA is encoded by the coding sequence ATGCCATCGGTTGCATTTTACACCTTGGGATGCAAAGTTAACTTTTACGACACAGAAGCGATTTGGCAGCTGTTCAAAAACGAAGGATACGAGCAGGTTGATTTCGAATCGACGGCTGACGTATACCTGATCAATACATGTACGGTTACCAATACCGGCGACAAGAAGAGCCGCCAGATTATTCGCCGCGCGGTGCGCCGTAATCCGGATGCGGTTATTGCGGTTACGGGCTGCTATGCCCAAACGTCTCCTGCAGAAATTATGGCCATTCCGGGGGTAGACCTGGTTATTGGTACGCAGGACCGCGAGAAAATCATGACGTTTGTGAACCAGATTCACGATGACCGCCAGCCGGTTAACGCGGTTCGCAACATTATGAAGACCCGTGAATTCGAGGAACTGGACGTCCCGGATTTCAACGAGCGTACGCGCGCTTTTCTGAAGATCCAGGAAGGCTGCAATAACTTCTGCACCTTCTGCATTATTCCGTGGTCGCGTGGTCTTTCGCGCAGCCGCGATCCGAAGAGCGTACTCGAGCAAGCGAAGCAGCTTGTAGCTTCCGGTTATAAGGAAGTCGTCCTTACCGGTATTCATACGGGCGGTTATGGCGACGATATGGAGAATTACCGTCTCGTTGACCTGCTGTGGGATCTGGACAAGATCGAAGGACTGGAGCGGATCCGGATCAGCTCTATCGAAGCCAGCCAGATTGACGATGCGATGATCGACGTGCTTAACCGTTCGACCAAAATGTGCCGTCATCTGCACATTCCGCTTCAAGCCGGCGATACCTCCGTGCTCAAGCGGATGCGCCGTAAATATACAACGGACGAGTTTGCTGCCAAGCTCAAACGGATCCGCGAAGCAATGCCTGGCGTAGCGATTACGACAGACGTTATCGTTGGTTTCCCTGGCGAGACGGAAGAAATGTTCGAGAACGGCTACAAGTTTATGGAAGAGGTAGGTTTCTCGGAAATGCACGTCTTCCCGTATTCGAAGCGTACAGGCACGCCAGCTGCCCGCATGGACGATCAAGTGGACGACGAAGTGAAAAACGAACGCGTTCATAAACTGATCGACCTGTCCGAGAAAATGCAGCTTGCCTATGCTGAGCAGCATGTAGGTGCCGTACTGGATGTTATTCCGGAGCGTGACTACAAAGGAGCTCCCGGTACGGGGCTTGTCATGGGGTACTCGGATAACTATATTCAGATTGTGTTTGAAGGAACCGAAGCGCTTGTCGGCAAGCTTTGCCGCGTGAAAATTACTGAAGCAGGCGTCAATGAATGCCGCGCTCAGCTTGTCCGCGTACTTGACGATGTACCGGCAGAAGCGATGAGAGCTTAG